From the genome of Ignavibacteriales bacterium, one region includes:
- a CDS encoding multidrug efflux SMR transporter codes for MDWIYILIASVFEISWAVGLKYSEGFTQLKATIFTIITMILSYVFLSLGVKNIPIGTAYAVWTGIGAVGTVIYGILFFEEPRDLLRIAFILLIVIGIIGLRLTYKAT; via the coding sequence ATGGATTGGATTTATATACTCATTGCATCTGTTTTCGAAATTTCATGGGCAGTTGGACTAAAATATTCGGAAGGTTTTACACAACTCAAGGCTACAATTTTTACAATCATTACAATGATTCTAAGTTATGTTTTTCTCTCTCTTGGAGTTAAAAATATTCCGATTGGTACCGCTTATGCTGTTTGGACAGGTATTGGAGCAGTCGGTACCGTAATTTATGGAATACTATTCTTTGAAGAACCTCGAGATCTATTGAGGATAGCATTTATTTTATTAATAGTTATAGGAATTATTGGCTTACGTCTTACTTACAAAGCCACTTAG
- a CDS encoding MFS transporter, translating into MKPTEIWGKNLLVLAVSQFIYRAGTRSLIPFLPLFIHNLGKTSIVSTAIWSGWIFAAPFLVSFFMTPIWGSFGDKFGRKLMTLFAVFGFALSQFLMGLSADLTQLLLFASLQEIMGGFYPAAISLTASNTPKEKTAYSLGIIQFANGSGNVVGPVIGGVLADLFGYREVFFLVAATVALSGTLVLFFVKEENFVQQKQSYYSFINNWKHLISKRILISCGLFLLIYSLSVSILRPTFSLFIQSLNLHVETSTITGILLGVYGGTSAIGSALFGKFLKRFGIKSLTVFTVLIASLSSIFIAFTSTVEMISILLIFSGFSLGLILPLIYTLLTNNTESDRKAGVFGIGSSFQIIGNLVGSALSGLIVASLGISAPFVIAGLLFLFVIPISIFGLQMKTLSS; encoded by the coding sequence ATGAAACCAACCGAAATCTGGGGAAAAAATCTTTTAGTACTTGCAGTAAGTCAATTCATATACCGTGCAGGTACTAGAAGCTTGATTCCATTTCTCCCTTTATTCATTCACAATCTTGGAAAGACCTCCATTGTTTCAACTGCAATTTGGAGCGGATGGATATTTGCAGCGCCGTTTTTAGTCTCATTTTTCATGACTCCAATTTGGGGAAGTTTCGGAGATAAATTCGGACGAAAATTAATGACGTTGTTCGCAGTATTTGGTTTTGCACTCTCACAGTTTTTGATGGGACTATCTGCTGATCTTACACAATTACTTCTCTTTGCATCACTTCAAGAAATTATGGGCGGCTTTTATCCGGCTGCAATTTCTTTGACTGCATCGAACACACCAAAAGAAAAAACGGCATACTCACTTGGTATTATTCAATTTGCAAATGGAAGCGGAAATGTTGTTGGTCCAGTAATTGGTGGCGTATTAGCAGATTTGTTCGGCTATAGAGAAGTATTTTTTCTTGTTGCGGCAACTGTAGCATTATCCGGAACATTAGTTTTATTTTTTGTGAAGGAAGAGAATTTTGTACAGCAAAAACAATCCTACTATTCTTTTATCAATAATTGGAAACATCTAATTAGCAAACGAATTCTTATTTCATGCGGATTATTTTTATTGATCTATTCATTAAGTGTTTCCATTCTTAGACCAACTTTTTCTCTTTTCATTCAATCACTTAATCTGCACGTGGAGACATCAACAATTACCGGAATTTTATTAGGAGTATATGGCGGTACATCCGCAATTGGATCTGCATTATTTGGAAAATTTCTTAAAAGGTTTGGTATTAAATCGCTGACTGTTTTTACAGTTTTGATAGCATCACTTTCTTCAATTTTTATTGCGTTTACTTCTACCGTCGAAATGATTTCGATCCTCCTCATTTTTTCCGGATTTTCTCTTGGATTAATATTACCGCTGATTTATACTCTTCTTACAAATAATACTGAAAGCGACCGCAAAGCCGGTGTGTTTGGCATCGGTTCAAGTTTTCAAATTATAGGCAATCTAGTAGGGTCTGCACTTTCGGGATTAATTGTAGCAAGTTTAGGAATTAGCGCTCCATTTGTTATAGCCGGATTGTTGTTTCTGTTCGTAATTCCAATTTCTATATTTGGATTACAAATGAAAACTTTATCGTCTTAA
- a CDS encoding FAD binding domain-containing protein: MIEFILNNAHIITESLQTTVLLDFIRKEKKLTGTKEGCREGDCGACTVLVGSLIRNNVVYKSVNSCLVPLGDINGKHVVTVEGFNQAELSPVQSAIADEGGTQCGFCTPGFVVSMTGYFLSNSSFNSSNAVESLGGNICRCTGYAGIKRAAEIGILTYEENKSQKKTHLENLIALKFVPGYFSTIKDRLRNLNSDLFKKVRQSETKTLIAGGTDLYVQRWESLVRGQAELLSGKKNLTGISIEDKQIKIGAYTTIEEIKSSELLQKYFNHWNYYLNLFGSLPIRNRATIGGNIVNASPIGDMTNLLLALDATVHLTDGDKNRQILLRSFYIGYKTLEKKKHEIVEAVSFPIPARNFLFNYEKVSKRIYLDIASVNSSIYLEMKNGKIFIIRISAGGVAPVPFFLKQTCSFLLKKEITTETIIEAGEITQKEINPISDARGSAEYKRLLLRQLFYAHFIKLFPQQIELEKLF; this comes from the coding sequence ATGATTGAATTTATTCTTAATAATGCTCATATCATCACGGAATCTCTTCAAACGACAGTTCTTTTGGACTTCATTCGCAAAGAGAAAAAATTAACGGGAACAAAAGAAGGTTGCCGCGAAGGGGACTGCGGTGCTTGCACAGTTCTTGTCGGGTCCTTGATACGTAATAACGTTGTTTACAAATCTGTTAATTCATGTCTTGTGCCGCTCGGTGACATTAATGGTAAGCACGTTGTAACAGTAGAAGGTTTTAACCAGGCTGAATTATCACCAGTCCAATCTGCAATTGCAGATGAAGGTGGAACACAGTGCGGATTCTGTACACCGGGTTTTGTAGTCTCCATGACTGGATATTTTTTAAGCAATTCATCTTTTAATTCCAGTAATGCTGTTGAATCTCTAGGAGGAAATATTTGCCGTTGTACTGGCTACGCTGGAATAAAAAGAGCTGCCGAAATTGGAATCCTTACGTACGAAGAAAATAAATCTCAGAAAAAAACTCATCTTGAAAATCTTATCGCTTTGAAATTTGTACCCGGTTACTTCAGCACTATTAAAGATCGATTAAGGAATCTTAATTCAGATCTTTTTAAAAAAGTACGCCAATCAGAAACAAAGACCTTAATTGCCGGAGGAACCGATTTATACGTTCAAAGATGGGAAAGTCTAGTTCGTGGGCAAGCGGAATTATTATCCGGCAAAAAAAATCTGACCGGAATTTCTATTGAGGATAAACAAATTAAGATTGGCGCTTATACAACGATTGAAGAGATTAAGTCGTCAGAATTACTTCAAAAGTATTTTAACCATTGGAACTATTATCTAAATCTTTTTGGATCATTGCCGATTCGCAACCGTGCAACAATTGGAGGTAATATTGTTAATGCCTCACCAATCGGGGACATGACAAATTTACTTTTAGCACTGGATGCAACTGTTCATTTGACAGATGGAGATAAGAATCGCCAAATTCTTTTAAGGAGTTTCTATATCGGTTATAAAACTTTGGAAAAGAAGAAGCATGAAATCGTTGAAGCAGTTTCCTTTCCAATTCCGGCAAGAAATTTCTTATTCAATTATGAAAAGGTTTCTAAGCGGATATATCTTGATATTGCAAGTGTGAACTCATCAATATATTTAGAAATGAAGAACGGAAAAATTTTTATAATTCGTATATCAGCCGGCGGTGTAGCGCCTGTTCCATTCTTTTTAAAACAGACTTGTTCATTTTTACTCAAAAAAGAAATAACAACAGAGACGATAATTGAAGCCGGCGAGATTACTCAAAAGGAAATTAATCCCATCAGCGATGCTCGCGGTTCGGCCGAATATAAACGATTATTATTGCGTCAACTTTTCTACGCACATTTTATCAAACTCTTTCCGCAGCAGATTGAACTGGAGAAATTGTTTTGA
- a CDS encoding molybdopterin-dependent oxidoreductase: MKNYDSIRHTRGESLFVDDVVSPEGTLFGYVFYSPIAHGKILNLDFSNAWFVDGVKGIFSAKDIPGENQIGGIVRDENLFAEETVHFIGHPIALVVAETFLQAHEASKKIKCEFEKLPAVFDPREAAANNHLIVKPRIFQLGNIDEAWKSCDYIVEGKAESGGQEHLYLETQASLAFPLEGGGIKILSSTQGPTAVQRTAAQVLALPMHKVEVDVIRLGGGFGGKEDQATPWAVMAALAALKLNAPVKLVLPRQEDIRITGKRHPYSSDFKIGLTEDGKIIAYEATYYQNAGAAADLSPAILDRTLFHSTNSYFVPNVKATAFSCRTNLTPFTAFRGFGGPQGMFVIESAIHKAAKKMGVDPSVIQKKNLLSEGDEFPYGQKTSQCHIKNCFEEVESRYNPEKIYQRIYEFNEKNKLFKKGAAIIPVTFGISFTTTFLNQASALVHIYTDGSVSVSTAAIEMGQGVNEKLRNIAADELSINQQRIKIESTNTSRVSNTSATAASKGTDLNGFALIDACKILIERLQKVAALELKKDNPEKVEIKNEIIFYNGEKTDLTFSKLVSIAYSKRISLTAQAHHSTPNIHFDTKINKGEPFAYHTYGTAIVEVTLDCLRGTYKVDSVKVVHDLGKTINHTIDLSQAEGGIVQGIGWMTCEELKWNNEGKLLTDALSTYKVPDIYAVPKEIKIHFLENVPNPYGPNQSKAIGEPPFMYGIGAYFALVNAMEAFNPNLELNYSAPLTPEKILLTLYNKSNN; encoded by the coding sequence TTGAAAAATTATGACTCGATAAGGCATACTCGCGGTGAATCTCTTTTTGTTGATGATGTTGTTTCTCCGGAAGGTACATTATTCGGTTATGTATTCTATTCTCCGATAGCTCATGGAAAAATATTAAATCTGGACTTCAGCAATGCCTGGTTTGTTGATGGCGTGAAAGGAATTTTTTCAGCTAAAGATATTCCCGGTGAAAATCAGATCGGCGGAATTGTTAGAGATGAAAACCTTTTTGCAGAAGAGACAGTTCATTTTATTGGTCATCCAATTGCATTGGTTGTTGCTGAAACTTTTCTTCAAGCACATGAAGCTTCAAAGAAAATTAAATGCGAATTTGAAAAGTTGCCGGCTGTATTTGATCCGAGAGAAGCCGCTGCTAACAATCATCTTATAGTAAAACCGAGAATTTTTCAGCTTGGTAATATTGATGAGGCATGGAAGAGTTGTGACTATATAGTTGAAGGAAAAGCAGAAAGCGGCGGTCAAGAACATCTCTACCTTGAAACACAAGCTTCTCTTGCATTCCCATTAGAAGGCGGCGGAATAAAAATTCTCTCATCTACACAAGGACCAACCGCGGTTCAACGTACGGCGGCGCAAGTACTTGCGCTTCCAATGCATAAAGTTGAAGTTGATGTTATTCGTCTTGGCGGCGGATTTGGCGGTAAAGAAGATCAAGCAACACCTTGGGCTGTAATGGCTGCTCTTGCCGCATTAAAATTAAATGCACCTGTTAAATTAGTTCTGCCGCGTCAAGAGGATATAAGAATCACAGGCAAGCGTCATCCGTATTCATCTGATTTTAAAATCGGCTTAACAGAAGATGGAAAAATTATTGCTTACGAAGCGACATATTATCAAAATGCCGGTGCCGCGGCTGATCTTTCACCTGCAATTTTAGACCGTACACTTTTTCATAGTACAAATTCTTATTTCGTTCCAAACGTTAAAGCAACTGCTTTTAGCTGCAGAACAAATCTTACTCCTTTCACAGCATTTAGAGGTTTCGGCGGACCGCAAGGAATGTTTGTAATTGAATCTGCGATTCATAAAGCCGCAAAAAAAATGGGTGTTGATCCTTCCGTGATTCAGAAAAAAAATCTTTTGAGTGAAGGGGATGAATTCCCTTATGGACAGAAGACTTCACAATGTCATATTAAAAATTGTTTTGAAGAAGTTGAATCACGTTACAATCCGGAGAAAATTTATCAACGTATTTACGAGTTCAACGAAAAGAATAAATTGTTCAAAAAGGGAGCGGCAATTATTCCAGTTACATTTGGAATCTCATTTACCACAACTTTTCTAAATCAAGCATCGGCTCTTGTACACATTTATACAGATGGAAGTGTAAGTGTAAGCACAGCCGCAATTGAAATGGGGCAGGGCGTTAATGAGAAATTAAGGAATATCGCAGCCGATGAACTTTCCATTAACCAGCAGCGTATTAAAATTGAATCTACAAATACATCCCGTGTTTCAAATACATCCGCAACTGCGGCAAGTAAGGGAACAGATCTGAACGGATTTGCGTTAATTGATGCTTGTAAAATTTTAATTGAGAGATTGCAGAAGGTCGCAGCGTTAGAACTTAAAAAAGATAATCCGGAAAAAGTTGAAATCAAAAATGAAATTATTTTTTATAACGGTGAAAAAACCGATCTGACTTTTTCAAAACTTGTAAGTATTGCATACTCAAAACGGATCAGTTTGACTGCCCAAGCACATCATTCAACTCCTAATATTCATTTCGATACAAAAATAAATAAAGGAGAACCGTTCGCTTATCACACTTATGGAACCGCAATTGTGGAAGTTACACTCGATTGTCTGAGAGGTACTTATAAAGTGGATTCTGTAAAAGTAGTTCATGATTTAGGCAAGACAATCAATCATACGATAGATCTTAGTCAAGCTGAAGGTGGAATTGTTCAAGGAATTGGCTGGATGACTTGTGAAGAATTGAAATGGAACAATGAAGGAAAACTTTTAACCGATGCTCTTTCTACATACAAGGTACCGGATATATATGCAGTACCTAAAGAAATCAAAATTCATTTTCTCGAAAATGTTCCAAATCCATACGGACCAAATCAATCGAAGGCGATTGGTGAACCGCCGTTTATGTATGGTATTGGTGCTTACTTTGCACTGGTTAATGCCATGGAAGCGTTCAATCCAAATCTTGAATTGAATTATTCGGCACCTCTTACACCGGAAAAAATTTTACTTACTCTATATAATAAATCGAATAATTAG
- a CDS encoding pyridoxal-phosphate dependent enzyme, whose product MHNWSWQIENEEYLKKTIKRCKEQNIYLPKFSQLKNPETIPQNIQKKLEKVGLEEINPLNLFRINWQNDPESGKIGGINFLEIPREITGIKARVVGLVGKFFPTGAHKVGATYGCLAPYLVTGRFNPEYHKAVWPSTGNFCRGGIFNSRLLSVHGVAILPEEMSKERFDWLKNMGAEIFATYGCESNVKEIYDKCHELVAKSDEYLIFNQFEQFGNPVWHYEVTGGTLEKLFNQLKNSNSKLSGYVSATGSAGTIGAGDYLREKFPLMKVVATEALQCPTLLMNGYGAHRIEGIGDKHIPWIHNVKNTDAVCAIDDEDPLRILRLFNEPTGQEWMRKNGITEEVISKLPWLGISSISNMLSSIKLAKYYEMNENDMIFTIFTDSKEMYNSRLDEMNQDWGKYSVHQSEVDWTAVVKKQSTDYFQELSYYDKKRIHNLKYFTWVEQQGKSVEELNSQWYDESYWAERFAIAPKWDELIENFNKQVGLKVE is encoded by the coding sequence ATGCACAATTGGTCGTGGCAAATTGAGAATGAAGAATATTTAAAAAAGACAATTAAGAGATGCAAAGAGCAAAATATTTATCTGCCGAAATTCAGTCAATTAAAAAATCCAGAAACCATTCCTCAAAACATTCAGAAAAAATTAGAAAAGGTTGGATTAGAAGAAATAAATCCTCTAAACCTGTTCCGGATTAATTGGCAAAACGATCCAGAGAGCGGAAAGATCGGCGGCATAAATTTTTTAGAAATTCCCAGAGAGATTACAGGAATTAAAGCTCGCGTAGTTGGATTAGTAGGAAAATTTTTTCCGACCGGTGCTCATAAAGTCGGTGCAACATACGGTTGTCTTGCACCTTATCTTGTAACAGGAAGGTTTAACCCGGAGTATCACAAGGCGGTTTGGCCCTCAACGGGAAATTTTTGCAGAGGCGGAATTTTTAATTCCCGGTTATTATCAGTTCACGGAGTTGCGATTCTTCCGGAAGAAATGAGCAAAGAAAGATTTGACTGGCTCAAAAATATGGGCGCGGAAATATTTGCAACTTACGGATGCGAAAGTAACGTAAAAGAAATTTATGATAAATGTCATGAACTTGTAGCTAAGAGCGATGAATATCTGATCTTCAATCAATTTGAACAATTTGGTAATCCTGTCTGGCATTATGAAGTAACCGGCGGGACACTCGAAAAACTTTTTAACCAGTTAAAAAATTCCAACAGCAAGTTGAGCGGATATGTAAGTGCAACAGGTTCAGCCGGTACAATTGGTGCTGGAGATTATCTTCGTGAAAAATTTCCGCTTATGAAAGTTGTTGCAACCGAAGCCCTTCAATGTCCAACTCTTTTAATGAATGGTTACGGCGCTCATCGAATTGAAGGTATTGGCGATAAGCACATTCCTTGGATTCATAATGTTAAAAATACCGATGCAGTCTGCGCTATTGACGATGAAGATCCGTTGAGAATTTTAAGATTGTTTAACGAACCCACCGGACAAGAATGGATGCGTAAAAATGGGATAACTGAAGAAGTGATTTCTAAACTGCCGTGGCTTGGAATTTCTTCTATCAGCAATATGCTTAGCTCCATTAAACTTGCTAAATATTACGAGATGAATGAAAATGATATGATCTTTACAATCTTTACGGATTCAAAAGAAATGTACAACTCGCGCTTAGACGAGATGAATCAAGATTGGGGAAAATATTCCGTTCATCAATCGGAAGTTGATTGGACCGCGGTCGTTAAGAAACAATCTACGGATTACTTCCAAGAACTAAGTTATTACGACAAAAAACGTATTCATAACCTTAAATATTTTACGTGGGTTGAACAGCAAGGCAAATCGGTTGAAGAACTAAACTCGCAATGGTACGATGAAAGTTATTGGGCAGAGAGATTTGCAATTGCGCCAAAGTGGGATGAGCTAATTGAGAATTTTAATAAACAAGTTGGACTGAAAGTAGAATAA
- a CDS encoding amidohydrolase family protein, whose product MKKATITIENAWICPVIGEEILPLFGDITIANGMISKIRPKNFQTYLKNPEKVGKDSFNASGKVLTLPLVNFHDHIYSRLAKGLPLQGEFNNFQNVLHNLWWKLDRLLDNEMIVASAQMAAIESIRNGVTYIFDHHSSQNQIKGSLGLIKNALHTFDLRGVLCFESTDRNGTEQAIAGLNENKDFFTSQLNGDFHGMLGLHASFTLSDDLLSEAHKIQNQFDLGIHIHVAEDESDNKLSVEYAGSLPVSRLKKYKLMNDKSILVHGVHLKGKDFIKVSTGESALAFCPDSNLNNSVGLPQFGEIPKNIPFLVGTDGMHSNIAKSIKQLFLLSRGQGNSFDEATAVIKKTYFDQLAFAKKYFSDFPSLNEGDRADMIIWDYVPPTPMSKENFWGHFIYGILEYPVNSVLQKGEFLMKDFHFMDANENKIKNEIYIQGERLVNKLKQNTVINGRKK is encoded by the coding sequence ATGAAAAAAGCTACAATCACAATTGAGAACGCATGGATTTGCCCGGTTATCGGAGAAGAAATATTACCTCTTTTTGGAGATATTACTATTGCGAATGGAATGATCTCTAAAATTCGCCCTAAAAATTTTCAGACATATTTAAAAAATCCGGAGAAAGTTGGCAAGGATTCTTTCAATGCAAGCGGAAAAGTTTTAACGCTACCGTTAGTAAATTTTCACGATCACATTTATTCCCGACTTGCAAAAGGACTTCCGCTTCAAGGAGAGTTCAACAATTTTCAGAATGTTTTGCATAACTTATGGTGGAAATTAGACCGTCTGCTTGATAATGAAATGATAGTCGCAAGTGCGCAGATGGCTGCCATAGAATCAATTCGGAACGGTGTTACATATATTTTTGATCATCACTCTTCGCAAAATCAGATTAAAGGAAGTCTGGGATTAATTAAGAATGCATTGCATACTTTTGATTTGCGCGGTGTTCTTTGTTTTGAAAGTACCGATCGGAACGGGACTGAACAAGCAATAGCCGGATTGAATGAGAATAAAGATTTTTTCACATCTCAACTTAACGGTGATTTTCATGGAATGCTCGGTCTTCATGCTTCATTTACACTTTCTGATGACCTCCTTTCCGAAGCACACAAAATTCAAAACCAGTTTGATCTTGGAATTCATATTCATGTGGCAGAAGATGAAAGCGACAATAAACTTAGTGTGGAGTACGCCGGTTCTTTGCCTGTAAGTCGTTTGAAAAAATATAAATTGATGAATGATAAAAGCATCCTAGTTCATGGCGTTCATCTAAAAGGAAAAGATTTTATAAAGGTCAGTACGGGAGAAAGTGCTCTCGCATTTTGCCCGGATTCCAATCTTAATAATTCGGTTGGATTGCCGCAGTTTGGAGAGATTCCAAAAAATATTCCGTTTCTTGTCGGTACCGACGGAATGCATTCCAATATCGCTAAGTCGATTAAACAATTGTTTCTTCTTTCGCGCGGACAAGGAAACAGTTTTGATGAAGCAACAGCGGTTATTAAGAAGACATATTTTGATCAGCTGGCTTTCGCTAAAAAATATTTTTCTGATTTTCCATCTTTGAATGAAGGTGATAGAGCTGATATGATCATTTGGGATTACGTTCCGCCGACTCCAATGAGTAAAGAAAATTTCTGGGGACATTTTATTTATGGTATTTTGGAGTACCCGGTAAACAGCGTTTTGCAGAAAGGTGAATTTTTGATGAAAGATTTCCATTTTATGGATGCGAATGAAAATAAAATTAAAAACGAAATTTACATTCAAGGCGAGAGATTGGTAAATAAACTCAAACAGAACACTGTTATTAATGGTCGAAAGAAATAG
- a CDS encoding xanthine dehydrogenase family protein molybdopterin-binding subunit: protein MNREFSIVGSRVIREDGVDKVTGRAKFADDYKFDGMLYSVMLRIPEAHAKINSIDFSEIENNQSLFSIITSADIPGTKKVGMIKNDQPIFCDEKVVTPGDVLAMLVGESENELKSLLKKIKVNYTPLPILNDPKKSLEKDAILIHPDTGTNLICHHPLRKGDVEKGFAESDGILEQTYTTQLIEHSYIEPEAVVAVPLGPAQGVKVIGSIQNPFTTRRFVANVLDLPLSKVRIVQANLGGSFGGKDDTMCILSARAAAAAMKTNRPVKIRYTREESILESYKRHPYILNYKIGYAKNGKIKAMKIDILADGGAYVSMSPFVTWRTVVQATGPYEIENVHTDVRAVYTNNPYTGAMRGFGSPQPIFAQESMMDEIAARLRMTPDEIRRVNGLKAGSITATGQTLKDHEVNLVRVLDVACGNTDFITKWEKNKKEKPQTVEYNFASPILNESQFIKPNNSTKKGIGLAISFRGCSLGAEGVDAASAYLSIQNDGSVYLDCGLAENGQGLRTTYSIIASEVLGITTDKIIYLELDTGITPDSGPTVASRATIMGGGAVKNAAQILFERLEKFVKDEFKLGEDDFVSLRENLVFSRKKGVISKFPEVCKLAYTRGISLASIGWYRSPNVHWDEESGQGDAYFTYVYGCQVAEVTVNISTGEVYIDKITAVHDPGKVINRLGAEGQVYGGVTQGAGYGIFEEVTTDKGFIRELNFDTYTIPTSKDIDEIKPIFVEGKDSYGPWGAKSLGEPTLELTAAAISNAVYNAIGKRFFNLPLNLEEVLLGKKLRPADTKRGSLV, encoded by the coding sequence ATGAATAGAGAGTTCTCGATTGTTGGTTCAAGAGTAATTCGGGAGGACGGAGTTGACAAAGTAACCGGTCGGGCTAAGTTTGCCGATGATTACAAATTCGATGGAATGCTTTATTCCGTAATGTTGAGAATTCCAGAAGCCCACGCAAAAATAAATTCAATAGATTTTTCTGAAATAGAAAATAACCAATCTCTTTTTTCGATTATTACGTCTGCCGATATTCCGGGCACAAAAAAAGTTGGAATGATCAAAAATGATCAGCCAATATTCTGTGATGAAAAAGTTGTTACACCCGGCGATGTTCTTGCCATGCTTGTCGGTGAATCTGAAAATGAATTAAAATCCCTTCTAAAGAAAATAAAAGTAAATTATACTCCACTCCCAATTCTAAATGATCCGAAAAAATCTTTAGAGAAAGATGCAATTTTAATTCATCCGGACACCGGTACAAATTTGATTTGCCATCATCCTCTTAGAAAAGGAGATGTAGAAAAAGGATTTGCCGAGAGTGATGGAATTCTTGAACAAACCTACACAACACAGTTAATCGAACATTCATATATTGAACCGGAAGCTGTAGTGGCAGTTCCGCTCGGTCCCGCTCAAGGTGTTAAAGTAATAGGAAGTATTCAAAATCCATTTACCACACGCCGGTTTGTTGCAAATGTTTTGGATCTACCTCTGAGCAAAGTAAGAATTGTTCAGGCAAATCTCGGTGGATCGTTCGGCGGGAAGGATGATACAATGTGTATCCTTTCTGCACGTGCTGCTGCTGCGGCAATGAAAACTAACCGGCCGGTAAAAATTCGTTATACTCGTGAAGAATCCATATTAGAATCATACAAACGCCATCCATACATTTTAAATTATAAAATTGGTTACGCTAAAAACGGCAAGATAAAAGCAATGAAGATAGATATTCTTGCCGATGGAGGCGCGTATGTATCAATGAGTCCATTCGTAACATGGCGCACGGTTGTTCAAGCTACAGGTCCTTACGAAATTGAAAATGTTCATACGGATGTTCGTGCTGTTTATACCAACAATCCTTATACCGGTGCAATGCGTGGTTTCGGTTCACCTCAGCCAATTTTTGCACAAGAATCCATGATGGATGAAATTGCAGCAAGATTGCGGATGACTCCGGATGAAATCAGAAGAGTAAATGGTTTAAAAGCGGGCTCGATAACTGCGACCGGGCAAACATTAAAAGACCACGAAGTAAATCTCGTTCGTGTTTTAGATGTTGCTTGCGGTAATACGGATTTTATTACAAAGTGGGAAAAGAATAAAAAAGAAAAACCGCAAACTGTTGAGTACAATTTTGCATCGCCAATTTTAAACGAGTCACAATTCATAAAACCGAATAATTCTACTAAAAAAGGAATTGGTTTAGCCATAAGTTTCCGTGGATGTTCTTTGGGTGCTGAAGGTGTTGATGCTGCTTCTGCATATCTCTCGATTCAAAATGACGGCAGTGTTTATCTTGATTGCGGATTAGCAGAAAACGGACAGGGTCTTCGAACAACCTATTCAATAATTGCATCGGAAGTTTTGGGAATCACAACCGATAAAATTATTTATCTAGAATTGGATACCGGTATAACACCGGATAGCGGTCCAACAGTAGCATCGCGTGCAACAATTATGGGAGGCGGCGCTGTTAAAAATGCGGCTCAAATTTTATTTGAACGGTTAGAAAAATTTGTCAAAGATGAATTCAAATTAGGAGAAGATGATTTTGTTTCTCTCCGGGAGAATCTAGTTTTTTCCAGAAAAAAAGGAGTGATCTCGAAATTTCCTGAAGTCTGTAAATTAGCATATACACGGGGTATAAGTTTAGCTTCAATCGGATGGTATAGAAGTCCTAACGTTCATTGGGATGAAGAGTCCGGACAGGGCGATGCATACTTCACTTATGTTTATGGCTGCCAAGTTGCCGAAGTCACAGTTAACATTTCAACCGGAGAAGTTTACATAGATAAAATTACTGCCGTTCATGATCCGGGAAAAGTTATTAACCGTCTTGGAGCAGAAGGACAAGTCTATGGTGGAGTAACTCAAGGTGCTGGCTACGGAATTTTTGAAGAGGTTACTACAGATAAAGGTTTTATTCGTGAATTGAATTTTGATACTTACACAATTCCGACGAGTAAAGATATTGACGAGATCAAACCGATATTCGTCGAAGGAAAAGATTCTTACGGACCGTGGGGTGCAAAATCTCTGGGTGAACCAACATTGGAATTAACAGCTGCGGCAATTTCAAATGCGGTCTACAACGCTATTGGTAAAAGATTTTTTAATCTGCCTCTAAATCTGGAAGAAGTTTTACTCGGTAAAAAACTTCGGCCCGCCGACACAAAAAGAGGGAGCTTAGTATGA